From the Temnothorax longispinosus isolate EJ_2023e chromosome 6, Tlon_JGU_v1, whole genome shotgun sequence genome, one window contains:
- the LOC139815202 gene encoding sodium-dependent nutrient amino acid transporter 1 isoform X1, which produces MGHMKIRNNVTDTGGTPGIFKLSVPSSPGGNELESKIPTSVKVEEEKPARAQWGNGVEFLMSCVAFSVGLGNVWRFPYTAYENGGGAFLIPYIVVLFVIGKPFYYMEMILGQFTSRSCVQIWSVLPAFQGIGYGVAVSVFSVITYYCSLMALTLYYMVASCQSVLPWSYCWEEWGSACFNSSSTGEQSTRNGSRSSADFYFRKYVLNETGIEDGLGLPSWKLVLTLLVSWIFVYVVICKGVKSTGKAAYFLALFPYVIMISLLVRAVTLDGAVDGIVFLFKPTWHKILEPSVWYAAVTQSFFSLGVCFGAVTMYSSYNSFEHNVSRCAYIYFPDHFNIGIIVELGDPAKFKRVKVFVRESTEDSCRDCMIVTSLDLCTSLMAGATIFGILGNLAHEIGSDDIGSVVRAGTGLAFVSYPEALAKFTVVPQLFAVLFFLMLFVLGIGTTVAFCNVIISIIKDQFPQLHQWKVAAGVVILGFSIGIVYCTPGGQYILNLVDYFGGTFIIVFLASFEMIAISWVYGVDNFMDDVEFMIGRRPFFYWRFCWCYLTPLFLFTILIYFLIDMTPLTFNDEYYPTSAYAAGWMLLALGILPFPLGIIIVGFRNKDKPWSNVIHICILFKYSFNI; this is translated from the exons ATGGGTCACATGAAGATTCGc AATAATGTCACCGACACTGGCGGAACTCCTGGTATATTCAAGCTGTCTGTCCCGTCATCACCTGGCGGAAATGAGCTCGAAAGCAAA ATCCCGACGTCGGTCAAGGTAGAGGAGGAAAAGCCGGCGAGGGCGCAATGGGGAAACGGAGTGGAGTTCCTCATGTCCTGCGTGGCATTCTCGGTCGGCCTCGGGAACGTCTGGCGATTCCCGTACACGGCGTACGAGAACGGCGGCGGCGCCTTCCTGATCCCCTACATAGTGGTACTCTTCGTGATCGGCAAACCCTTCTATTACATGGAGATGATCCTCGGGCAGTTCACCAGTAGATCCTGCGTGCAGATCTGGTCGGTGTTGCCCGCGTTCCAAG GTATCGGCTACGGCGTAGCGGTATCAGTGTTCTCCGTCATCACTTATTATTGCTCTCTTATGGCCCTGACGCTTTACTACATGGTGGCCAGCTGCCAGTCGGTGCTCCCGTGGTCCTATTGTTGGGAGGAATGGGGCAGCGCGTGTTTCAACAGCTCGTCGACCGGCGAACAAAGCACGAGGAACGGAAGCAGAAGTTCCGCCGATTTCTATTTCAG AAAATACGTCCTTAATGAAACGGGGATCGAGGATGGGCTCGGGCTACCCTCGTGGAAGCTGGTCCTCACGTTGCTAGTCAGCTGGATATTCGTCTACGTGGTAATCTGCAAGGGTGTGAAGAGCACCGGTAAAGCGGCCTACTTCTTGGCTCTTTTTCCATACGTCATCATGATCAGCCTTCTGGTGAGGGCGGTAACGCTGGACGGAGCGGTGGACGGCATCGTCTTTCTCTTCAAGCCCACGTGGCACAAGATCCTGGAGCCTTCGGTTTGGTACGCCGCCGTCACGCAATCGTTCTTCTCCCTCGGCGTGTGCTTTGGCGCGGTCACCATGTATTCCTCCTACAATAGCTTTGAACACAACGTATCAAGGTGCGCATATATATACTTCCCGGATCATTTTAATATTGGAATTATAGTCGAGCTAGGAGATCCTGCGAAATTCAAGCGCGTAAAAGTGTTCGTTAGAGAATCAACAGAAGACTCTTGCAGGGACTGCATGATTGTGACGAGTCTGGATCTCTGCACCAGCTTGATGGCGGGCGCGACCATCTTCGGAATCCTGGGCAATCTCGCCCACGAGATCGGCAGCGACGATATCGGCAGCGTCGTACGCGCCGGGACAGGCCTGGCCTTCGTATCCTACCCGGAAGCCTTGGCGAAATTTACGGTGGTACCGCAGCTCTTCGCCGTGCTCTTCTTCCTGATGCTCTTCGTGCTGGGTATAGGCACTACCGTTGCCTTCTGCAACGTGATCATCAGCATCATAAAGGATCAATTCCCACAGCTTCATCAATGGAAGGTTGCCGCTGGCGTTGTGATTCTCGGCTTCTCGATCGGCATTGTTTATTGCACGCCc GGTGGCCAGTACATTCTCAACTTGGTAGATTACTTCGGCGGGACCTTCATTATCGTGTTTTTAGCTTCTTTCGAAATGATCGCCATTTCTTGGGTGTACG GCGTCGACAATTTTATGGATGACGTCGAGTTCATGATAGGACGACGGCCGTTCTTTTACTGGAGATTCTGTTGGTGTTATTTAACGCCCTTGTTTCTGTTCactatcttaatttatttcctGATCGATATGACACCGCTCACGTTTAATGACGAATACTATCCAACATCCGCATACG CTGCGGGTTGGATGCTTTTGGCTTTAGGAATTCTCCCGTTTCCTTTAGGCATAATCATTGTTGGATTTCGGAATAAGGACAAGCCGTGGTCGAATGTAATAcacatttgcattttatttaaatatagtttCAACATATAA
- the LOC139815201 gene encoding sodium-dependent nutrient amino acid transporter 1, producing the protein MAKMEKTEGVYKQGGYINQAFQLDSFDSHENVPPDYATATHLDKRQEHLESSAVTKGTEWGGRLEFLMACIATSVGLGNVWRFPFTAYENGGGAFLIPYIIVLILVGKPFYLLEGLLGQFTSRSCAKTWYMTSAMKGLGYSQAFVAFCVVSYYCALMALTLYYLVSSFQSELPWSICRPEWQDYCIDGSTNGSISEDRNVTVQSSAELYFRKIVLQEYESIEYGIGAPSWKLSIGLFLSWACVFGVLFRGVKSTGKAAYFLAIFPYVMMTALLIRAVTLDGAVDGILFFVTPNWNALWKPTVWYAAITQCFFSLSVCAGPIINYSSYNNFEHRVDRDVMIVTTLDTFTSLMAGCTIFGILGNLAYEMKTKDISKVVRGGTGLAFISYPDALSRFTFVPQLFSVLFFVMMFVLGIGSAVALCGAVLNVVRDHLPNMKQWLLVLCVTSCGFIVSLVYITPGGQWFTTLIDYYGGTFVAIIVGVLEMITIFWVYGLSNFLNDMEFMLGRRLGFYWRSCWLVITPLLMIVILIYTCATYEPVTYDGAPFPDYAYAIGWFVLILGVSPIVWWAGQRIITNRMSTFTESIKAAFRPEEGKWGPKNPKIHREWEAFVTEKKFSAQGGLMKIFFK; encoded by the exons ATGGCTAAAATGGAAAAAACAGAAGGCGTTTAT aaacaaGGTGGATATATTAACCAGGCCTTTCAGCTGGACAGTTTCGATTCTCACGAAAATGTTCCACCCGATTACGCGACAGCGACGCATCTCGATAAACGACAGGAACATCTTGAAAGTTCA GCGGTCACTAAGGGGACGGAATGGGGAGGTAGACTAGAATTTCTAATGGCCTGTATAGCCACTTCCGTTGGACTGGGGAACGTGTGGAGGTTTCCGTTCACCGCGTACGAGAACGGCGGTGGCGCCTTCCTGATACCCTACATCATAGTCCTAATCCTGGTTGGGAAACCGTTTTACCTCCTGGAGGGCCTCTTGGGACAGTTTACCAGCAGATCCTGCGCGAAAACGTGGTACATGACGTCAGCCATGAAGG GATTGGGATACTCACAGGCCTTCGTCGCGTTCTGCGTCGTTTCGTACTACTGCGCTTTAATGGCATTGACCCTATACTACTTGGTGTCGAGTTTCCAATCTGAATTACCATGGTCGATCTGTCGTCCGGAATGGCAGGACTATTGTATCGACGGCTCGACGAACGGAAGCATCTCCGAGGACCGTAACGTCACCGTTCAAAGTTCCGCGGAACTATATTTCAG GAAGATAGTATTACAGGAATACGAGTCCATCGAGTACGGTATCGGTGCGCCGTCCTGGAAGTTGTCGATAGGCCTGTTCCTCAGTTGGGCCTGTGTCTTTGGGGTGCTCTTCCGCGGCGTGAAGAGCACGGGCAAAGCCGCTTACTTCCTCGCTATATTTCCTTACGTCATGATGACGGCTCTGCTGATCAGAGCCGTTACTCTTGACGGTGCCGTCGACGGCATCCTCTTCTTTGTAACACCGAATTGGAACGCCCTATGGAAGCCCACCGTCTGGTACGCCGCTATCACACAATGCTTCTTCTCGTTATCAGTCTGCGCCGGACCGATTATCAACTATTCGTCCTATAATAATTTCGAACATAGGGTAGATAG GGATGTGATGATAGTGACCACGCTGGACACATTCACCAGCCTGATGGCCGGTTGCACGATCTTTGGTATTCTAGGCAATTTGGCTTACGAGATGAAAACGAAAGACATCTCGAAGGTGGTCCGCGGCGGCACCGGTTTGGCCTTCATCTCTTATCCGGATGCGCTGTCGCGCTTCACTTTCGTACCGCAGCTGTTCTCCGTTCTGTTCTTCGTAATGATGTTCGTTCTTGGTATTGGAAGCGCGGTCGCGTTGTGCGGCGCGGTACTTAACGTCGTCCGCGATCATCTGCCCAATATGAAGCAGTGGTTGTTGGTGCTCTGCGTCACCAGCTGCGGTTTCATCGTCAGTCTCGTCTATATTACCCCG GGTGGTCAATGGTTCACAACGTTGATCGATTATTACGGCGGTACTTTTGTGGCGATAATCGTCGGCGTTCTTGAGATGATAACCATCTTCTGGGTGTATGGCCTTTCGAATTTTCTCAATGATATGGAATTCATGCTGGGCAGGAGACTAGGTTTCTACTGGCGATCTTGTTGGCTCGTAATCACGCCTTTGCTCATGATCGTCATACTGATTTACACGTGCGCCACTTATGAGCCAGTCACGTACGACGGTGCACCGTTTCCCGATTATGCCTACG CAATAGGATGGTTCGTGCTGATTCTAGGAGTATCTCCCATTGTGTGGTGGGCCGGCCAGAGAATAATTACGAATAGAATGTCGACTTTTACCGAA TCCATCAAAGCGGCGTTTCGGCCTGAGGAAGGTAAATGGGGACCTAAGAACCCGAAGATACACAGAGAATGGGAAGCGTTTGTGACGGAGAAGAAGTTCAGTGCTCAAGGCGGTCTGatgaagatatttttcaaatag
- the Ift46 gene encoding intraflagellar transport protein 46 homolog has translation MDIKDSSDEEDERTRDIPTFGKFDEAIVVRNAEEIKSPVSRRPASSRRTRRSVTSDSTNTLASNSPRGNKHEFRRYSNNDVGFEKSMGIGSDPSDSEESDDDDIQGSSVAKPIDLYDPKEFENLEASTEVKELFQNIIRYAPQRIELNYKLMPFVPDYIPAVGDIDAFIKVPRPDGVEDKVGLTVLDEPCTDQSDPAVLHLQLRNHSRSAGAAARQAVVKRIEDAEKNSKSIDKWIDDMNQLHRSKHLPGVQLNRAMPDIDGLMQQWPPQVEDKLNDVQLDLSELDCDLPQLVDVVCNLLDIPTRENARLEALHTLFTLYLEIRNVESRNFS, from the exons ATGGATATCAAGGATAGCAGCGACGAGGAGGACGAGAGAACGCGCGACATCCCGACGTTCGGTAAATTCGACGAGGCGATCGTGGTACGTAACGCCGAGGAGATCAAGAGCCCGGTGAGCCGCAGGCCCGCGAGTTCCAGGAGGACCAGGAGGAGCGTGACGAGCGACAGCACGAACACGTTGGCGTCCAACTCGCCGCGTGGCAACAAGCACGAATTCAGGAG ATACTCGAACAACGATGTCGGCTTTGAGAAATCAATGGGGATCGGCAGCGATCCTTCGGACAGCGAGgagagcgacgacgacgatataCAGGGTAGCAGCGTCGCGAAGCCGATTGACCTGTACGATCCTAAGGAATTCGAGAACCTGGAGGCCTCGACGGAGGTCAAGGAACTGTTCCAAAACATAATAAG GTACGCGCCACAGAGAATCGAGCTCAACTACAAGCTGATGCCGTTCGTTCCTGATTATATACCAGCGGTCGGCGACATAGACGCCTTCATAAAGGTGCCGAGGCCTGACGGGGTCGAAGATAAGGTCGGTTTGACCGTGCTGGATGAGCCCTGCACCGATCAGTCGGATCCGGCGGTGCTGCACCTGCAGCTGCGCAATCATTCCAGGAGCGCCGGCGCCGCTGCGAGACAGGCGGTCGTCAAGAGGATAGAAGACGCCGAGAAGAACAGCAAGTCGATCGATAAATGGATCGACGATATGAATCAGCTGCACAGAAGTAAACATTTGCCAGGCGTGCAGCTAAACCGCGCGATGCCGGATATAGATGGATTGATGCAGCAGTGGCCGCCCCAGGTGGAGGACAAGCTCAACGACGTGCAGCTGGATTTATCGGAGCTTGACTGCGACCTGCCGCAACTGGTCGACGTGGTCTGCAACCTTCTGGACATTCCTACGCGAGAGAACGCCCGACTGGAGGCCCTCCACACGCTGTTCACGCTGTATCTGGAAATCAGAAATGTCGAGAGCCGGAACTTTAGTTAG
- the LOC139815200 gene encoding sodium-dependent nutrient amino acid transporter 1 translates to MYETRDEKELGFDNVVFQIDEPHIGNGGTRYYPENSTSVLEQGIEPGKERATWNNSVEFLMSCIAVSVGFGNIWRFPFTAYENGGGAFLIPYVILLFLVGKPFYFLEMIIGQFSGRSSVKVWSMSPGFVGVGWAQFCSTIALATYYSSLMALTLYYLIASFSAELPWATCLQEWGDTCVDSSTKRNHSANSTAKGNINVLDNFLNGSNKLQSSAELYFSRVVLHEKENIDDGIGWPDWKLTLCLLGSWAAVCAVLFQGVKSSGRFSYFLAIFPYVVLISLLVRAVTLDGSMDGILYFITPKWSKLLEPTVWYAAVTQCFFSLSVCFGSIITYSSHNGFKHNIYRDVMIITSLDTATSMLAGCTIFGILGNLAYELGVEDISKVVKGGAGLAFVSYPDAIAKLNFLPQLFAVLFFVMMFVLGVGSAVGMTTGIITVINEQFPRLKTWQIVVPTCLLGFSIGTVYVTPGGQFILTLVDYYGTSFVVFILASFEMTGVIWFYGLENFLEDFEFMLDRKPSVYWRICWFIVTPLILITIFIYTVATLSPLTYGGISLPGYAHVIGVTILCIGVLQIPLWMLIAMLKNRKLPFAQMIRRAFAPANGWGPREVQQRKDWKIFKDERAREREKRIQPIWKQILYVLLNMEPI, encoded by the exons ATGTATGAGACA AGGGACGAGAAGGAACTGGGTTTCGATAACGTCGTCTTTCAAATAGACGAGCCCCACATCGGGAATGGCGGGACGAGATATTACCCTGAAAACTCGACGAGCGTCTTGGAGCAGGGCATTGAACCGGGAAAAGAACGCGCGACATGGAACAACAGCGTGGAATTCCTCATGTCGTGTATCGCCGTGTCGGTCGGTTTTGGCAATATCTGGCGGTTCCCGTTTACAGCTTACGAGAACGGCGGCGGCGCCTTTCTCATCCCGTACGTGATCCTGCTCTTCCTGGTGGGAAAGCCGTTCTACTTTTTGGAGATGATCATCGGACAGTTCTCCGGCAGGTCATCCGTCAAAGTCTGGAGCATGTCGCCGGGTTTCGTCG GAGTCGGATGGGCGCAATTTTGCTCAACCATCGCGCTGGCGACCTACTACAGCTCGCTGATGGCATTGACACTTTATTATCTGATCGCATCCTTCTCCGCCGAATTGCCTTGGGCTACTTGTCTGCAGGAATGGGGTGACACGTGTGTTGATTCGAGCACCAAAAGAAATCACAGTGCAAATAGTACAGCAAAGGGAAACATTAACGTTCTTGATAATTTCTTAAACGGCAGCAATAAACTTCAAAGCTCGGCCGAACTGTACTTTTC ACGAGTGGTGTTGCACGAGAAGGAGAACATCGACGACGGGATCGGGTGGCCGGACTGGAAGCTAACGCTATGCCTTCTTGGCAGCTGGGCGGCGGTCTGCGCGGTACTCTTCCAAGGTGTAAAGAGCTCCGGAAGATTCTCTTATTTCCTGGCCATTTTTCCATACGTCGTACTGATCTCGCTACTGGTCCGCGCGGTTACTCTGGACGGCTCAATGGACGGGATCTTGTACTTTATCACTCCGAAATGGTCGAAACTCCTGGAGCCGACCGTCTGGTATGCCGCCGTGACCCAATGCTTCTTCTCACTTTCTGTCTGCTTCGGCAGCATTATCACGTACTCCTCGCATAATGGCTTTAAGCACAATATTTACAG AGACGTCATGATAATTACATCGTTGGACACGGCTACGAGCATGTTGGCCGGCTGCACGATATTCGGGATTCTCGGCAATTTGGCATACGAGTTAGGTGTGGAAGATATATCCAAAGTGGTCAAAGGCGGAGCTGGCTTGGCATTCGTGTCTTATCCCGACGCGATAGCAAAACTTAACTTTCTACCGCAG TTATTTGCTGTCCTCTTTTTCGTTATGATGTTCGTCCTTGGTGTCGGTAGCGCGGTGGGAATGACTACAGGCATCATCACGGTAATAAACGAGCAGTTCCCCCGGCTGAAAACTTGGCAGATCGTAGTTCCGACCTGTTTGCTGGGTTTCTCAATCGGCACGGTCTACGTAACACCG GGcggacaatttattttaactttagtAGACTATTACGGCACGTCATTTGTCGTTTTCATCTTAGCGTCGTTCGAGATGACTGGAGTGATATGGTTTTacg GTCTTGAGAACTTTTTAGAGGACTTTGAATTTATGCTGGACCGAAAGCCGAGCGTCTACTGGAGGATATGCTGGTTTATAGTAACGCCGTTGATACTAATAACGATCTTCATTTACACCGTGGCCACCTTGTCGCCTTTGACCTACGGTGGAATATCATTGCCGGGATACGCGCACGTCATCGGAGTGACGATACTCTGCATCGGTGTTCTTCAGATACCGCTATGGATGTTGATCGCAATGTTGAAGAATCGGAAATTGCCGTTCGCACAG ATGATAAGGAGAGCTTTCGCACCGGCGAACGGATGGGGTCCACGAGAGGTACAGCAACGCAAAGATTGGAAGATCTTCAAGgatgagagagcgagagagcgggAGAAGAGGATCCAACCGATCTGGAAGCAAATACTTTACGTTCTCTTAAACATGGAACCAATATAG
- the LOC139815202 gene encoding sodium-dependent nutrient amino acid transporter 1 isoform X2, with product MGHMKIRNNVTDTGGTPGIFKLSVPSSPGGNELESKIPTSVKVEEEKPARAQWGNGVEFLMSCVAFSVGLGNVWRFPYTAYENGGGAFLIPYIVVLFVIGKPFYYMEMILGQFTSRSCVQIWSVLPAFQGIGYGVAVSVFSVITYYCSLMALTLYYMVASCQSVLPWSYCWEEWGSACFNSSSTGEQSTRNGSRSSADFYFRKYVLNETGIEDGLGLPSWKLVLTLLVSWIFVYVVICKGVKSTGKAAYFLALFPYVIMISLLVRAVTLDGAVDGIVFLFKPTWHKILEPSVWYAAVTQSFFSLGVCFGAVTMYSSYNSFEHNVSRDCMIVTSLDLCTSLMAGATIFGILGNLAHEIGSDDIGSVVRAGTGLAFVSYPEALAKFTVVPQLFAVLFFLMLFVLGIGTTVAFCNVIISIIKDQFPQLHQWKVAAGVVILGFSIGIVYCTPGGQYILNLVDYFGGTFIIVFLASFEMIAISWVYGVDNFMDDVEFMIGRRPFFYWRFCWCYLTPLFLFTILIYFLIDMTPLTFNDEYYPTSAYAAGWMLLALGILPFPLGIIIVGFRNKDKPWSNVIHICILFKYSFNI from the exons ATGGGTCACATGAAGATTCGc AATAATGTCACCGACACTGGCGGAACTCCTGGTATATTCAAGCTGTCTGTCCCGTCATCACCTGGCGGAAATGAGCTCGAAAGCAAA ATCCCGACGTCGGTCAAGGTAGAGGAGGAAAAGCCGGCGAGGGCGCAATGGGGAAACGGAGTGGAGTTCCTCATGTCCTGCGTGGCATTCTCGGTCGGCCTCGGGAACGTCTGGCGATTCCCGTACACGGCGTACGAGAACGGCGGCGGCGCCTTCCTGATCCCCTACATAGTGGTACTCTTCGTGATCGGCAAACCCTTCTATTACATGGAGATGATCCTCGGGCAGTTCACCAGTAGATCCTGCGTGCAGATCTGGTCGGTGTTGCCCGCGTTCCAAG GTATCGGCTACGGCGTAGCGGTATCAGTGTTCTCCGTCATCACTTATTATTGCTCTCTTATGGCCCTGACGCTTTACTACATGGTGGCCAGCTGCCAGTCGGTGCTCCCGTGGTCCTATTGTTGGGAGGAATGGGGCAGCGCGTGTTTCAACAGCTCGTCGACCGGCGAACAAAGCACGAGGAACGGAAGCAGAAGTTCCGCCGATTTCTATTTCAG AAAATACGTCCTTAATGAAACGGGGATCGAGGATGGGCTCGGGCTACCCTCGTGGAAGCTGGTCCTCACGTTGCTAGTCAGCTGGATATTCGTCTACGTGGTAATCTGCAAGGGTGTGAAGAGCACCGGTAAAGCGGCCTACTTCTTGGCTCTTTTTCCATACGTCATCATGATCAGCCTTCTGGTGAGGGCGGTAACGCTGGACGGAGCGGTGGACGGCATCGTCTTTCTCTTCAAGCCCACGTGGCACAAGATCCTGGAGCCTTCGGTTTGGTACGCCGCCGTCACGCAATCGTTCTTCTCCCTCGGCGTGTGCTTTGGCGCGGTCACCATGTATTCCTCCTACAATAGCTTTGAACACAACGTATCAAG GGACTGCATGATTGTGACGAGTCTGGATCTCTGCACCAGCTTGATGGCGGGCGCGACCATCTTCGGAATCCTGGGCAATCTCGCCCACGAGATCGGCAGCGACGATATCGGCAGCGTCGTACGCGCCGGGACAGGCCTGGCCTTCGTATCCTACCCGGAAGCCTTGGCGAAATTTACGGTGGTACCGCAGCTCTTCGCCGTGCTCTTCTTCCTGATGCTCTTCGTGCTGGGTATAGGCACTACCGTTGCCTTCTGCAACGTGATCATCAGCATCATAAAGGATCAATTCCCACAGCTTCATCAATGGAAGGTTGCCGCTGGCGTTGTGATTCTCGGCTTCTCGATCGGCATTGTTTATTGCACGCCc GGTGGCCAGTACATTCTCAACTTGGTAGATTACTTCGGCGGGACCTTCATTATCGTGTTTTTAGCTTCTTTCGAAATGATCGCCATTTCTTGGGTGTACG GCGTCGACAATTTTATGGATGACGTCGAGTTCATGATAGGACGACGGCCGTTCTTTTACTGGAGATTCTGTTGGTGTTATTTAACGCCCTTGTTTCTGTTCactatcttaatttatttcctGATCGATATGACACCGCTCACGTTTAATGACGAATACTATCCAACATCCGCATACG CTGCGGGTTGGATGCTTTTGGCTTTAGGAATTCTCCCGTTTCCTTTAGGCATAATCATTGTTGGATTTCGGAATAAGGACAAGCCGTGGTCGAATGTAATAcacatttgcattttatttaaatatagtttCAACATATAA